The following are encoded together in the Kutzneria kofuensis genome:
- a CDS encoding helix-turn-helix transcriptional regulator produces MATRENQLGEFLRSSRGRLEPSAAGLPGDLTARRVTGLRREEVAVLSGVSADYYTRLEQGRERNPSAQVVTALARALRLTPDARDHLHRLAGLLPGLSDVAPTRVHPSLSQLVDAFPRAAAYVLGPAFDVLATNRIADGLLFPFGDERNMPRILFTHPAARTVFVEWPLVAGATVHALRLNAGRFPSDPGISALVAELSAASAEFRELWADHTVAGLTRAYKVFVHPGVGRVELTYQTFDVTDAPGQQLLVGTAESLASQDAIDRLAAMAHA; encoded by the coding sequence ATGGCGACCCGCGAGAACCAACTGGGTGAGTTCCTGCGCTCCAGTCGGGGCCGGCTGGAGCCGTCGGCGGCGGGGCTGCCCGGCGACCTGACCGCGCGCCGGGTGACCGGGCTGCGCCGCGAGGAGGTGGCGGTGCTGTCGGGCGTCAGCGCCGACTACTACACCCGGCTGGAGCAAGGGCGGGAACGGAATCCGTCGGCTCAGGTGGTGACGGCGCTGGCCCGTGCGCTGCGGCTGACCCCGGACGCCCGCGATCATCTGCACCGGCTGGCGGGGCTGCTGCCCGGCCTGTCGGACGTGGCGCCGACGCGGGTGCATCCGTCGTTGTCGCAGCTGGTGGACGCCTTCCCGCGGGCGGCGGCATACGTGCTGGGACCGGCGTTCGACGTGCTGGCCACGAACCGCATCGCCGACGGGTTGCTGTTCCCGTTCGGCGACGAGCGGAACATGCCGCGGATCCTGTTCACGCATCCGGCGGCGCGGACGGTGTTCGTGGAGTGGCCGCTGGTGGCCGGCGCGACCGTGCACGCGCTGCGGCTCAACGCCGGCCGTTTCCCGTCGGATCCGGGGATCTCCGCGCTGGTGGCGGAGTTGTCCGCGGCGTCGGCGGAGTTCCGGGAGCTGTGGGCGGACCACACGGTCGCCGGCCTCACCCGGGCGTACAAGGTGTTCGTGCACCCCGGGGTGGGTCGAGTGGAACTTACGTACCAGACCTTCGACGTGACGGACGCGCCCGGGCAGCAGCTCCTGGTCGGCACCGCGGAGAGCCTGGCCAGCCAGGACGCCATCGACCGGCTGGCGGCCATGGCACACGCCTAG
- a CDS encoding SAM-dependent methyltransferase, translated as MKREVMLVHESAWMPTGLDPEVPSAARVYDYFLGGYHNLAVDREFAHRAQETMPDLPVILRTSRRFLRRAVHFLLDEGITQFLDLGSGIPTAGNVHEIAQAVAPHARVAYVDRDSVAIAHSALMLEKNANAVALRADLRRPRDVLHSDVVTDLLDLSQPVAVLMSAVLHFVESDAEAQSIVAGYRNAIAPGSFVVISQGTQETAGEQGEQVIRLYDETDSPFTARNRDQFTQLFKGLDLVDPGVVYVPQWRPESPDDVDEHPERSCAYGAIGRKPLY; from the coding sequence GTGAAACGGGAGGTCATGCTCGTGCACGAATCCGCCTGGATGCCAACGGGGCTGGATCCGGAAGTACCCAGCGCCGCCCGGGTGTACGACTATTTCCTCGGCGGCTACCACAACCTGGCCGTCGACCGGGAGTTTGCGCACCGGGCCCAGGAGACGATGCCGGACCTGCCGGTGATCCTGCGCACCTCGCGCCGGTTCCTGCGCCGGGCCGTGCACTTCCTGCTGGACGAGGGCATCACCCAGTTCCTCGACCTCGGCTCCGGCATCCCCACCGCCGGCAACGTGCACGAGATCGCGCAGGCGGTCGCGCCGCACGCGCGGGTCGCCTACGTGGACCGGGACTCCGTCGCCATCGCGCACTCCGCGCTGATGCTGGAGAAGAACGCCAACGCCGTGGCGCTGCGGGCGGACCTGCGCCGGCCGCGGGACGTGCTGCACAGCGACGTCGTCACGGACCTGCTGGACCTGTCCCAGCCGGTGGCGGTGCTGATGTCGGCGGTGCTGCACTTCGTCGAGTCCGACGCCGAGGCGCAGTCCATCGTCGCGGGCTACCGCAACGCCATCGCGCCCGGCAGCTTCGTCGTGATCTCCCAGGGCACCCAGGAGACCGCCGGCGAGCAGGGCGAGCAGGTGATCCGCCTGTACGACGAGACCGACAGCCCGTTCACGGCGCGCAACCGCGACCAGTTCACCCAGCTGTTCAAGGGGCTGGACCTGGTCGACCCGGGCGTGGTCTACGTGCCGCAGTGGCGGCCGGAGTCGCCGGACGACGTGGACGAGCATCCGGAGCGTAGCTGCGCCTACGGGGCGATCGGCCGCAAGCCGTTGTACTGA
- a CDS encoding class I SAM-dependent methyltransferase, which yields MTETTSSGSQFDQLAFLYERSFDVWPYRRDVEQHSVLTALGDVTGLAALDLGCGSGAYTRLLAERGARPVVGMDGAAGMIDYARRREAEEPSGATFVLQDAVEPVNGGFDLVLAVHLLPYAETFEAFAAMCATARSALSGPGKRFVTVTINPGFAREPGYYTRYGFDLIAPSAELHDGDPIQLHSEFLGGTIDVTPHYWSRATQEHALLRAGFRQVTWWDPVCDPAADTVHFREYLRRPPTLVVTATA from the coding sequence ATGACCGAGACGACCAGCTCCGGGAGCCAGTTCGACCAGTTGGCCTTCCTGTACGAGCGCAGCTTCGACGTGTGGCCGTACCGACGGGACGTGGAGCAGCATTCCGTGCTGACGGCGCTCGGCGACGTGACCGGGTTGGCGGCGCTGGACCTCGGCTGCGGCTCCGGGGCGTACACCCGGCTGCTGGCCGAGCGCGGGGCGCGGCCGGTGGTCGGCATGGACGGCGCCGCCGGCATGATCGACTACGCTCGGCGGCGCGAGGCCGAGGAGCCGTCCGGCGCGACCTTCGTGCTGCAGGACGCGGTGGAGCCGGTCAACGGCGGCTTCGACCTGGTCCTCGCCGTGCACCTACTGCCGTACGCGGAGACCTTCGAGGCGTTCGCCGCGATGTGCGCGACCGCCCGATCAGCGCTGTCCGGGCCGGGAAAGCGATTCGTGACCGTGACCATCAATCCCGGTTTCGCCCGCGAGCCGGGTTACTACACCCGCTACGGATTCGACTTGATAGCCCCTTCGGCTGAACTTCACGACGGTGATCCGATTCAGTTACACAGCGAGTTCCTCGGCGGCACGATCGACGTGACCCCGCACTACTGGTCACGGGCCACCCAGGAACATGCCCTGCTCAGGGCCGGCTTCCGGCAGGTCACGTGGTGGGATCCGGTCTGCGACCCTGCCGCCGATACGGTCCACTTCCGCGAATATCTGCGCAGGCCACCAACCCTAGTTGTCACCGCAACCGCGTGA
- a CDS encoding cytochrome P450 has translation MTNSPEPRLPLQYPFPLGDTGALPPLTAWAQRARPVCPVRLPSGITAWMLTRKDDVARMLADNRFSRDLAERGSPRMVGEDLTSVDDAIFNLDPPDHDRVRQVLSGWFTRRAVQRHRPLVARHANRLLDLMSNGPNPTDLVESYSAALPLDAMGELLGVPAELAEQCRRTYPMSLDLSSTQEAVEKETDAAKQFIARLIAAHRADPVPDSPVHALLRARSQGVISESEMFGTVFLIFVTSFDPLVAPLTTGPMILMLHRKQLAECLAEPALWPKAIEEVLRYFHNGGLGFPRIAREDVELHGTLIKRGDAVVVPMQAVTWDPRHYHNPERFNIHRSTDGSATFGAGPHYCLGSQLARVVLQEAISALFHRFPTLDLAVSERELPWDPNRMFTRPMQLPVTW, from the coding sequence ATGACGAACTCGCCCGAACCGCGACTCCCGCTGCAATACCCGTTCCCGCTCGGTGACACCGGTGCGCTGCCACCGCTGACCGCGTGGGCGCAGCGCGCCAGACCGGTCTGCCCGGTGCGGCTGCCCAGCGGCATCACCGCCTGGATGCTGACCCGCAAGGACGACGTGGCCCGGATGCTCGCCGACAACCGGTTCAGCCGGGACCTCGCCGAACGCGGCTCGCCCCGCATGGTCGGCGAGGACCTCACCTCGGTGGACGACGCGATCTTCAACCTGGACCCGCCCGACCACGACCGGGTGCGGCAGGTGCTCAGCGGCTGGTTCACCCGCCGCGCGGTGCAGCGGCACCGCCCGCTCGTCGCCCGCCACGCGAACCGACTGCTGGACCTGATGTCGAACGGCCCCAACCCGACCGACCTCGTCGAGTCCTACTCGGCGGCGCTGCCGCTGGACGCGATGGGCGAACTTCTCGGCGTGCCGGCGGAGCTGGCCGAACAGTGCCGTCGCACGTACCCGATGAGCCTGGACCTGTCGTCCACGCAGGAGGCCGTCGAGAAGGAGACCGACGCCGCCAAGCAGTTCATCGCCCGGCTCATCGCCGCGCACCGGGCCGATCCGGTGCCCGACTCCCCCGTGCACGCGCTGCTCCGGGCGCGCTCCCAGGGCGTGATCAGCGAGTCGGAGATGTTCGGCACGGTGTTCCTGATCTTCGTCACGTCGTTCGACCCGCTGGTGGCTCCGCTGACCACCGGGCCGATGATCCTCATGTTGCATCGCAAGCAACTCGCCGAGTGCCTGGCCGAGCCGGCGTTGTGGCCCAAGGCGATCGAGGAGGTGCTGCGCTACTTCCACAACGGCGGCCTGGGTTTTCCGCGGATCGCCCGTGAGGACGTGGAGCTGCACGGCACGCTGATCAAGCGCGGCGACGCGGTCGTGGTGCCGATGCAGGCCGTCACCTGGGATCCCCGGCACTACCACAACCCGGAGCGGTTCAACATCCACCGGTCCACCGACGGGTCGGCCACCTTCGGCGCCGGGCCGCACTACTGCCTCGGCTCGCAGCTGGCCCGGGTCGTGTTGCAGGAGGCCATTTCCGCGCTGTTCCACCGGTTTCCGACGCTGGACCTGGCGGTCAGCGAGCGGGAGCTGCCATGGGACCCGAACCGCATGTTCACCCGCCCGATGCAGCTGCCCGTCACCTGGTGA
- a CDS encoding tRNA-dependent cyclodipeptide synthase, which translates to MSNGRGRGSIVFTLGWLTTTDRHCDHVLVGLSPQNGRYKPEYIRQLIWWLHPRFRSIDVVIPGFEAAYTLVAAGHPPAQAVHRARRAYRQLRNPAVRALADLGVPDPAGHVTSWTKLHANAAYRASLIRSRKAYLTDPHIRRVCREMTAEVVGNAAGRRPATPADIDIAVRYVIAEIPLLTDGPSVFGADRSVFVYHRATPLVTAIAAGNSILTAAPGQAWAVASHQENNHDELARTATPAAIPVPAR; encoded by the coding sequence ATGTCGAACGGGCGAGGGAGGGGCTCCATCGTGTTCACGCTCGGCTGGTTAACAACGACCGACAGGCACTGCGACCACGTTCTCGTCGGGCTGAGTCCGCAGAACGGACGATACAAGCCGGAATACATCCGGCAGCTGATTTGGTGGCTGCATCCCCGGTTCAGATCCATTGACGTGGTCATCCCGGGATTCGAGGCGGCGTACACACTGGTGGCGGCGGGCCACCCGCCGGCGCAGGCGGTGCACCGGGCCCGCCGGGCCTACCGCCAGCTGCGCAACCCGGCGGTCCGAGCCCTGGCCGACCTGGGCGTACCGGACCCGGCCGGGCACGTGACGAGCTGGACCAAGCTGCACGCGAACGCCGCCTATCGGGCGTCGCTGATCCGGTCGAGGAAGGCGTATCTGACGGATCCGCACATTCGGCGGGTCTGCCGGGAGATGACCGCCGAGGTGGTCGGCAACGCCGCGGGGCGACGCCCGGCCACGCCGGCCGATATCGACATCGCGGTTCGCTACGTGATTGCCGAAATTCCGCTGCTCACCGACGGTCCGAGCGTCTTCGGCGCCGATCGGAGCGTATTCGTGTACCACCGTGCCACTCCACTGGTGACCGCGATCGCGGCGGGCAACTCCATTCTCACCGCGGCGCCCGGACAGGCGTGGGCGGTCGCCAGCCACCAGGAGAACAATCATGACGAACTCGCCCGAACCGCGACTCCCGCTGCAATACCCGTTCCCGCTCGGTGA
- the msrA gene encoding peptide-methionine (S)-S-oxide reductase MsrA: MSNTTETAVLAGGCFWGMQDLIRRQPGVLSTRVGYSGGDTPNATYRNHGTHAEAVEIVFDPSATSYRDLLEFFFQVHDPTTKNRQGNDIGLSYRSAIFYTSDEQRRVAEDTIADVDASGLWPGKVVTEVQPAGDFWEAEPEHQDYLLRYPNGYTCHFVRPGWKLPKRAESTQG; this comes from the coding sequence ATGAGCAACACGACCGAGACCGCGGTGCTGGCCGGTGGCTGCTTCTGGGGCATGCAGGACCTGATCCGGCGGCAGCCCGGCGTGCTGTCCACCCGGGTCGGGTACTCCGGCGGCGACACGCCCAACGCCACCTACCGCAACCACGGCACCCACGCCGAGGCCGTCGAGATCGTCTTCGACCCGAGCGCGACGAGCTACCGGGACCTGCTGGAGTTCTTCTTCCAGGTGCACGACCCGACCACGAAGAACCGCCAGGGCAACGACATCGGCCTCAGCTACCGGTCCGCGATCTTCTACACCAGTGACGAGCAGCGCCGCGTCGCCGAGGACACCATCGCCGACGTCGATGCCTCCGGCCTGTGGCCCGGCAAGGTCGTCACCGAGGTCCAGCCGGCGGGTGACTTCTGGGAGGCCGAGCCCGAGCACCAGGACTACCTGCTGCGCTACCCGAACGGCTACACCTGCCACTTCGTGCGCCCGGGGTGGAAGCTCCCGAAGCGCGCCGAGTCCACGCAGGGCTGA
- a CDS encoding alpha/beta fold hydrolase has translation MTKTLLALHGGPGRRSVQPIVDRFGATHEVLAPTHAGWDGTPRPDWYEGVDDLAIEYLDLLDDQNLDDVVLIASSFGGWVAAEMAVRDRGRRISGVVLIDVIGPRIPGHSIAMPNMDDTRLPEAVRANFGHYTARHPQGDPRLLHRVGRVAVPVLFIWGGDDRIVGAEYGRAYAEHFPKAEFVLLPGVGHAPLMEAPERTLDLIDDFLRS, from the coding sequence ATGACCAAGACACTGCTGGCTCTGCACGGTGGCCCGGGGCGGCGCTCGGTGCAGCCGATCGTGGATCGCTTCGGCGCCACGCACGAAGTCCTCGCCCCGACCCACGCCGGCTGGGACGGCACGCCCCGACCGGACTGGTACGAGGGCGTGGACGACCTCGCGATCGAATACCTCGACCTGCTTGACGACCAGAACCTCGACGACGTGGTGCTGATCGCCAGTTCGTTCGGCGGCTGGGTCGCTGCCGAGATGGCGGTGCGCGACCGTGGCCGGCGCATCTCCGGTGTGGTGTTGATCGACGTGATCGGGCCGCGCATCCCGGGCCACTCCATCGCCATGCCGAACATGGACGACACCCGGCTGCCCGAGGCGGTGCGTGCCAACTTCGGCCACTACACCGCGCGGCATCCGCAGGGCGACCCGCGGTTGCTGCACCGGGTGGGGCGGGTGGCCGTGCCGGTGCTGTTCATCTGGGGCGGGGACGACCGGATCGTCGGGGCGGAGTACGGCCGCGCCTACGCCGAGCACTTCCCGAAGGCGGAGTTCGTGCTGCTGCCCGGCGTCGGCCACGCACCGCTGATGGAGGCGCCGGAGCGCACGCTGGACCTCATCGACGATTTCCTGCGTTCGTGA
- a CDS encoding TetR/AcrR family transcriptional regulator: MDKIYNRRERPAKPALTRDGIVATALAVMRAEGMDKVTMRRLAKELDTGPASLYVYVKDTEELHAAMLDELLGEIDLATGHEGDWRARLWQVVSSYRQVLHDNPSLARVALVTRLSGPNYLAVIEAVLALLVESGMPAAQAGWAVDLLLLIATASAVEHGTRSENPDASAADHDLLLRTVRGASPETYPNIAAHAAELVAGPESDRARWMFDVLITGAFGTPIP, from the coding sequence ATGGACAAGATCTACAACCGGCGGGAGCGCCCGGCCAAGCCGGCCCTGACCCGCGACGGCATCGTGGCCACCGCGCTCGCCGTGATGCGGGCCGAGGGCATGGACAAGGTGACCATGCGGCGGCTGGCCAAGGAGCTCGACACCGGACCGGCCTCGCTCTACGTGTACGTGAAGGACACCGAGGAACTGCACGCCGCGATGCTCGACGAGTTGCTCGGCGAGATCGACCTGGCCACCGGCCACGAAGGCGACTGGCGGGCCAGGCTCTGGCAGGTCGTCAGCTCCTACCGGCAGGTGCTGCACGACAACCCGAGCCTGGCCCGGGTCGCGCTGGTCACCCGGCTCAGCGGCCCGAACTACCTGGCCGTCATCGAGGCGGTGCTGGCGCTGCTGGTCGAGAGCGGCATGCCGGCGGCACAGGCCGGCTGGGCGGTCGACCTGCTGCTGTTGATCGCCACGGCCAGCGCCGTGGAACACGGCACCCGCAGCGAGAACCCCGACGCCTCGGCGGCAGACCACGACCTGCTGCTGCGCACCGTGCGAGGCGCCTCGCCGGAGACCTACCCCAACATCGCCGCCCACGCCGCGGAACTGGTGGCGGGCCCCGAATCCGACCGGGCCCGCTGGATGTTCGACGTCCTGATCACCGGCGCGTTCGGCACACCCATACCGTAG
- a CDS encoding FAD-dependent oxidoreductase, with protein MKVTIVGGGLGGLTLARVLHVNGIEAVVYELDGSSTARDQGGTLDMHEESGQRALRAAGLFDQFRAVARDEGEALRLLDGRGVVHLDERPDEPGGRPEVDRGELKRILVESLPAGTVHWGSKVTAVEPSAITLSGGDTVEADLVVGADGAWSKVRPLLSSARPVYSGLSFVETHMSDVDTRHPDLAAFVGPGSMFALDDGKGVLAQRNGDGRIRVYAAVRAEDENWVATDVVDSDPVQTRLRLLEIFDDFPELVRALIADGDGVFVPRPIHALPVGHRWPRVPGVTLLGDAAHLMSPFAGEGANLAMLDGAELALSLASHDDVESALAAYEAAMFPRAEQAARESATNLVECFEPGGAARLAGFMGSGQ; from the coding sequence ATGAAGGTCACCATCGTCGGCGGCGGGCTCGGCGGCCTGACGCTCGCCCGAGTGCTGCACGTCAACGGCATCGAGGCCGTTGTGTACGAGCTCGACGGCTCGTCCACCGCCCGCGACCAGGGCGGCACGCTGGACATGCACGAGGAGTCCGGGCAGCGCGCGCTGCGCGCGGCCGGCCTGTTCGACCAGTTCCGCGCGGTCGCCCGGGACGAGGGCGAGGCGCTGCGGCTGTTGGACGGCAGGGGAGTCGTCCACCTCGACGAGAGGCCCGACGAGCCCGGCGGCCGGCCCGAAGTCGATCGCGGCGAGTTGAAGCGGATCCTCGTCGAGTCGCTGCCGGCCGGAACCGTTCACTGGGGCTCCAAGGTCACCGCCGTCGAGCCGTCGGCGATCACGCTCAGCGGCGGCGACACCGTCGAGGCCGACCTGGTCGTCGGCGCGGACGGGGCGTGGTCGAAGGTGCGGCCGCTGCTGTCGAGCGCCCGTCCCGTCTACTCCGGGCTCTCGTTCGTCGAGACACACATGTCCGATGTGGACACTCGACACCCCGACCTGGCCGCGTTCGTCGGTCCCGGCTCGATGTTCGCTCTCGACGACGGGAAGGGCGTGCTGGCCCAGCGGAACGGAGACGGCCGGATCCGCGTCTACGCCGCCGTGCGGGCCGAGGACGAGAACTGGGTGGCGACCGACGTCGTCGACAGCGACCCGGTGCAGACGCGGTTGCGGCTGCTGGAGATCTTCGACGACTTCCCCGAACTGGTGCGCGCGCTGATCGCCGACGGCGACGGCGTCTTCGTGCCGCGCCCGATCCACGCCCTGCCGGTCGGGCACCGCTGGCCGCGGGTTCCTGGGGTCACGCTGCTCGGCGACGCCGCGCACCTGATGTCACCCTTCGCCGGCGAGGGTGCGAACCTGGCCATGCTCGACGGCGCCGAGCTGGCGCTTTCCCTTGCCTCCCATGACGACGTGGAGTCGGCGCTGGCCGCGTACGAGGCGGCCATGTTCCCGCGCGCCGAACAGGCCGCGCGGGAGTCGGCGACGAACCTCGTCGAGTGCTTCGAGCCCGGCGGCGCCGCGCGGCTCGCCGGGTTCATGGGGTCAGGTCAGTAG
- a CDS encoding SDR family oxidoreductase — MSTTVVVGGSNGIGRLIAERAAGRGDTVVITSRDKARAQTVAAEIGGATTGIALDLAAPTTIEAALAEVGEVDHLVVTAIEQTQQTIAAFDIADAINSVTIKLVGYAETVRVLHGRFRPGASVVLFGGLAKERPYPGSTMVTTINAGVTGLMRTLARELAPVRVNALHSGVVGDSPKWAHMRDDHPAVARTPIGRLVTMEEVADATEFLLRNGGMNAHDLNVDGGWLLT, encoded by the coding sequence ATGTCAACAACTGTAGTCGTGGGCGGCAGCAACGGGATCGGCCGCCTGATCGCCGAGCGGGCCGCCGGGCGCGGCGACACCGTGGTGATCACCAGCCGGGACAAGGCCCGCGCCCAGACGGTGGCGGCGGAGATCGGCGGCGCCACCACCGGCATCGCCCTGGACCTGGCCGCTCCCACCACGATCGAGGCGGCACTGGCCGAGGTCGGTGAGGTCGACCACCTGGTGGTCACGGCGATCGAGCAGACGCAGCAGACCATCGCGGCCTTCGACATCGCCGACGCGATCAACTCGGTGACGATCAAGCTGGTCGGCTACGCGGAGACCGTCCGCGTGCTGCACGGGCGGTTCCGCCCCGGCGCCTCGGTGGTGCTGTTCGGCGGCCTGGCCAAGGAACGCCCCTATCCGGGCTCGACCATGGTGACCACGATCAACGCCGGCGTCACCGGCCTGATGCGCACGCTGGCCCGCGAGCTCGCGCCGGTCCGCGTCAACGCGCTGCACTCCGGCGTGGTCGGCGACAGCCCGAAGTGGGCCCACATGAGGGACGACCACCCGGCGGTGGCCCGCACGCCGATCGGGCGGCTGGTGACCATGGAGGAGGTGGCCGACGCCACCGAGTTCCTGCTGCGCAACGGCGGCATGAACGCCCACGACCTGAACGTGGACGGCGGCTGGCTACTGACCTGA
- a CDS encoding oxidoreductase, whose amino-acid sequence MRTWFITGGTPGGFGMAYANAALDAGDRVALTARRPHELAEWARRQGDRVLVLPLDVTDEKQIRQAVEEAETRFGGIDVLVNNAGRGWYGSVEGTADEVVRRTFDLNFFGTVAVIRAVLPGMRARGSGWIVNMSSVAGLVGVTGFGYYSAAKFALEGLGESLRSEVEPLGIKVLTVEPGAFRTNAYAGFEDEPIGEAIPDYQPMLAAIRAAFVEDNGKQPGDPDRGARAVLAAMSTDNPPQRLVLGNAGYDAVAGKLDSMLTELRAHESLSRGADFRR is encoded by the coding sequence ATGCGTACCTGGTTCATCACGGGCGGCACGCCGGGCGGGTTCGGCATGGCGTACGCGAACGCGGCGCTCGATGCCGGCGATCGCGTGGCGCTGACGGCGCGTCGGCCGCACGAGCTGGCGGAATGGGCGCGGCGGCAAGGCGACCGCGTGCTGGTGCTGCCGCTGGACGTCACGGACGAGAAGCAGATCCGGCAGGCCGTCGAGGAGGCGGAAACCCGGTTCGGCGGCATCGACGTCCTGGTCAACAACGCCGGCCGCGGCTGGTACGGGTCGGTCGAGGGCACCGCCGACGAGGTGGTCCGCCGGACGTTCGACCTCAACTTCTTCGGCACGGTCGCCGTGATTCGCGCCGTGCTGCCGGGGATGCGAGCCCGCGGCAGCGGCTGGATCGTGAACATGTCCTCGGTGGCGGGCCTGGTCGGCGTCACGGGATTCGGCTACTACTCGGCGGCGAAGTTCGCGCTGGAGGGCCTCGGCGAATCACTGCGCAGCGAGGTGGAACCGTTGGGCATCAAGGTGTTGACGGTCGAACCAGGCGCCTTCCGCACCAACGCCTACGCCGGCTTCGAGGACGAGCCGATCGGCGAGGCCATCCCGGACTACCAGCCGATGCTGGCGGCGATCCGCGCGGCCTTCGTCGAGGACAACGGAAAGCAGCCCGGCGACCCCGACCGCGGCGCACGGGCCGTGCTCGCGGCGATGAGCACGGACAACCCGCCGCAGCGACTCGTGCTCGGCAACGCGGGCTACGACGCGGTGGCGGGCAAGCTCGACTCGATGCTGACCGAACTACGCGCCCACGAATCGCTGTCCCGCGGGGCGGATTTCCGGCGCTGA
- a CDS encoding MarR family winged helix-turn-helix transcriptional regulator, with translation MDDRDRLIERIEHADDRFLRITSRTGAGPLQDTDLTMRQLKVLLVLSFQDGASGQDLARALGVGLAAVTGITHRLSARGLIRRAVDPHDRRVRRIYLTDKGSATLAVLRDAGRDNKRRLLRRLDDEALRKMADAMDALNAAAEADE, from the coding sequence GTGGACGACAGGGATCGGCTCATCGAGCGGATCGAGCATGCCGACGACCGCTTCCTGCGCATCACCTCGCGTACCGGGGCCGGCCCGCTCCAGGACACCGACCTGACCATGCGCCAGCTCAAGGTGCTGCTCGTCCTGTCCTTCCAGGACGGCGCCTCCGGCCAGGACCTCGCCCGCGCGCTCGGCGTCGGACTCGCCGCCGTCACCGGCATCACGCACCGGCTCTCCGCTCGCGGCCTCATCCGCCGCGCCGTCGACCCCCATGACCGTCGGGTTCGCCGGATCTACCTCACCGACAAGGGCTCCGCCACCCTCGCCGTCCTCCGCGACGCCGGCCGCGACAACAAGCGCCGCCTGCTCCGCCGCCTCGACGACGAGGCCCTGCGCAAGATGGCCGACGCCATGGACGCCCTCAACGCGGCCGCGGAAGCCGACGAGTAA